One genomic window of Myxocyprinus asiaticus isolate MX2 ecotype Aquarium Trade chromosome 5, UBuf_Myxa_2, whole genome shotgun sequence includes the following:
- the LOC127440770 gene encoding gastrula zinc finger protein XlCGF26.1-like — protein sequence MDSIKEEKEDMGYPEPHRVKNEETEEQIDLMEVKVESQELDEVEENHLYQTSSSQKTRVKKSLTCPQCGKSFVRKGNLETHMRIHSGDKPFTCLQCGKSFTQADNLKRHIIIHSGEKPFQCSQCGKSFTEKNTLNGHLRIHSGERPFKCLQCGKSFVSEKYFKKHKIVHSVERPFICPQCEKSFKCKADLKKHIATHSGEKPFTCLQCGKSFTEKRTLVNHMRIHTGEKPFTCLQCGNSFTYKGDLNIHMKIHTGEKPHICLQCGKCFTRKAHLKSHARIHTEEKPFTCIQCEMSFKHKEALKVHIRIHTGERPFICPECGKSFSCSKNLQYHLHSQHTGVKSLNCDQCGKKFILTSHLKKHMKIHTNEKPYMCSICGKSYAWQHNFKDHQRMHTGVTDHMCSECGKTFIRADDLKLHQRIHTGEKPYKCSYCEKSFSRPGVLKVHERVHTGERPYHCHPCGKSFSQSGHLLVHLKRRHGKLSQGMKWQKRLDVLDKYKKD from the coding sequence acctgatggaagtgaaagTTGAAAGTCAAGAACTGGATGAAGTGGAAGAAAATCATCTGTATCAGACATCAAGTTCTCAAAAAACAAGAGTCAAAAAATCTTTaacctgccctcagtgtggaaagagttttgtacGAAAAGGAAACCTTGAGactcacatgagaattcacagcGGAGACAAGCCTTTcacctgccttcagtgtggaaagagtttcacacaggcAGACAACCTTAAGAGGCACATAAtaattcactctggagagaagcctttccagtgctctcagtgtggaaagagtttcacagaaaaaaacacCCTGAATGGTCACCTGAGGATTCACAGTGGAGAGAGGCCTTTtaaatgccttcagtgtggaaaaagttttgtAAGTGAAAAATACTTTAAGAAGCACAAAATAGTTCATTCTGTAGAAAGGCCTTTTATTTGCCCtcagtgtgaaaagagtttcaaatGTAAAGCGGACCTCAAGAAGCACATAGCAACTCATTCTGGAGAAAAGCCTTttacatgccttcagtgtggaaaaagtttcacagaaaaaagaacCCTTGTgaatcacatgagaattcacacaggTGAAaaacctttcacatgccttcagtgtggaaatagTTTCACCTATAAAGGTGACCTTAACATtcacatgaaaattcacactggTGAGAAGCCTCACATatgtcttcagtgtggaaagTGTTTCACACGGAAAGCTCATCTTAAGAGTCACGCAAGGATTCACACTGAAGAGAAGCCTTTCACGTGCATCCAGTGTGAAATGAGTTTCAAACACAAAGAAGCCCTTAAAGTGCATataagaattcatactggagagaggccttttATATGCCCTGAGTGTGGAAAGAGCTTCTCATGTTCGAAAAATCTACAATATCATCTACACTCTCAGCACACTGGAGTAAAGTCATTGAACTGTGATCAGTGtggtaaaaaatttattttgacatcaCACCTAAAGAAacacatgaaaattcatacaaatgagaagccttacatGTGCTCTATTTGTGGAAAGAGTTATGCATGGCAGCACAATTTTAAAGATCACCAGAGAATGCATACTGGTGTGACAGATCATATGTGTTCTGAGTGTGGGAAAACCTTTATTAGAGCTGACGACTTGAAGCTgcaccaaagaattcatactggagaaaaaccttacaagtgttcatattgtgaaaagagtttcagtcGGCCAGGAGTCCTGAAAGTACATGAAAGAGtgcacactggagagaggccatATCACTGCCATCCATGTGGAAAGAGCTTTAGCCAATCAGGTCATCTACTGGTTCACTTAAAAAGGAGACATGGAAAGTTGTCACA